Below is a genomic region from Sphaeramia orbicularis chromosome 6, fSphaOr1.1, whole genome shotgun sequence.
GGGAGTGGGCATGGGGATCATGGGACTGGGAGACATGGGAGGCATCACACTGCGGACAGGCATGGCAGCTGTGGGGGTGGTGACGGGTATAGCTGGTGTGATCATAGGAGAAGCTGTAGGACTCATCAGTGGCCTTGGAGTCATGGGGGGTGCTGTGGGGCTCGAAACAGAGTCCTGAGACATAAGACTTGTTGGATTCCCAAATCCAATTTCTGGTGGGTGGTCAAGCGAATGGGACCTTGGAAGAGTGTTATACATTCTGTCGGGTGTATCTCCTTGTTGGCTAAGCGAACGGCACCTTGAAAGAGTGTGACACATTCTGTTGAGTGTATCTCCATGCTCAATTTGTAGAGCCCCACTGAGAATTTGGAAGTTATCGTTTAGTCTCTCATTAATCTTGGCGAACTTGTCTTCATTACTGCTagatttcaaaatgttcattacAGGTTTTGCTTCAGTGAATTTCGTGATCAGTGCCTTGGCCGATGACAAAGTCTGGTAGATTTCCCTCAGAGCATTGTTCACCGGGTCTGAGAACTGGCACAATCCTCTCTGTTTGATGGTCAGAACGAGTTCCTCCAAAGCTTTGACTCTTTTGGCAACTCGTTGGCAGCGCTCTTTGTTGGCTTTGGCGTTCTCAACTATACGATATATAGACGTGCATAAGGTCAAGACGTGGTCCACTTCCATTGTGAGCTGAGCTGTAAAAACAGAGGCAGGTTGCTTCAGTGAGTGACGCTGAGAAAGTTATACAGTAGTTCTTTTATTCTGAGAATTTCCATTTTTTGCACGTTTGTATATCTACTCAATATATTTGATAATGGACTTTTTGGTCCATAtttatctgacagctttagtACTTATCATCCAACTGTTTAGTCCTCTGGTCATCTTTCATCGTTAACAGTTCCCCCAAATAGTAATTCCCCTCCAAATttctcacaacacacacacattctccccCCTCCCCACTCCCAACCTTGTTCTGCTCTCAAACTCTGGTTTTTTTTCACCCTATCCCCCAAATCCTATCAAATCCTAGAAAAAATAccagcatgtgtccatgtgtaatgtgtgaaaactgtatgatgtcttatatctGTGCTTTGCGTTATTCCCATGTTCAtcactgcaaatttcgaagaaaagggttctatGGCAGCGCACTTTGTTGCAGTGgctcgatgtccctaatcatcgatcgtAATTTCATATGATATACTCTGTGctatcaaatgacaataaaggaaattctgattctgattcttaaataaatgttcaaatcatttcaccaaaataaaataaaaaaaacctgagaAGTCCAAAACTGAACACTCCTTATTCTCCAATTCCCACCAGCCTTCAGGATTATCTGGTGAACCAGCTGCTCCTCCACCAACTCCAACAGTGACATGTTGTACTATGTCCTGGGTGGAGCTGGTCCTCTAATCTGTTCATTCTTGTGATATCCCAGGATGCCTTGAGGGAAACTTGGCACAAATGTTCACTTGGGAGCAAAGATGAACTGAGCATATTTTGGTGGTCAAATGTCAAGCTTGGTTTGACctcatgtttgtctgtgtttatgAACAGAACATATTACTATATATTAatgatgcattaaaaaaaaaaaatggtgcaaaCATCCATTcggactcaaggatgaactgtttacattttggtggtcaaaggtcaaggttaaaCGTAATGACTGAAACATGATATTGGAATGTTTCTTgggtttttactgttttagttttattattctttatatttacattttgaaaattctaTTCATGTGACTATTTGAAATAATAAATGGGCAAtgactactgccacagtactgtgccacaaaatatcggtttatctattgccacagagccagttaaatgttaacatttgtacTAGAACCAATCGTGGATACTgctccatgaactcattctcctctctttgccacagtactgtggtgatatatggcgtatacttcagttcattcttttgtgcattttgctaccacagtactgtgacaactGAGGGAAGGAATGACAAAATAGtgataatatagaatagaaataattgttgtaaatgctctgtgtgttgttgttttatggtgttcttttctctgtgcagtcagtgagattgaggcatgagaaggtgggtggagctacatgtgtcatgtgacttctca
It encodes:
- the LOC115421198 gene encoding mucin-2-like produces the protein MEVDHVLTLCTSIYRIVENAKANKERCQRVAKRVKALEELVLTIKQRGLCQFSDPVNNALREIYQTLSSAKALITKFTEAKPVMNILKSSSNEDKFAKINERLNDNFQILSGALQIEHGDTLNRMCHTLSRCRSLSQQGDTPDRMYNTLPRSHSLDHPPEIGFGNPTSLMSQDSVSSPTAPPMTPRPLMSPTASPMITPAIPVTTPTAAMPVRSVMPPMSPSPMIPMPTPSIMPVNNPIMPVNFCRPIAPSVFAPTVVSQPYVNTVFIPPKPVIRTIAPVTVRPVHTVTQMFPVNTPQMAFSQTNQTVVTTYVVKRPF